In Melanotaenia boesemani isolate fMelBoe1 chromosome 7, fMelBoe1.pri, whole genome shotgun sequence, a single window of DNA contains:
- the LOC121643501 gene encoding uncharacterized protein LOC121643501: MDRVDSLAEYLVELRNQPSLALNNQQVSNIVALWQNLLEFDKQRVVFAARHQSRLDTGRFRSPKKKQKFTPGVDSLKRHALTTTAPLAQWPDCCRLIESIFVRLCDIHRSPKKRGTITVSRWDLILEDYRQIRRRILGNGTVMQQTALQLVDVSHTTLVQWHNKRVKRQDTAVMLQGLTLPSRLSAAADPLPAANVQPLFVAPQPGPSYQYQFPSSTVGQAKTKKRKTSSEPTKASARVRPPHQRQLFPAPPPPLSLMFLTLGVTLPSAGVAALLLPLLLLPSANKPAKYCIIHAINVDSLGQWKLGTANTKALCTAPL; the protein is encoded by the exons ATGGACAGGGTCGACAGCCTGGCAGAGTATCTGGTTGAACTGAGGAACCAGCCCTCTCTTGCCCTCAACAACCAGCAG GTGAGCAACATTGTTGCTCTGTGGCAAAACCTGCTGGAGTTTGACAAGCAGAGGGTGGTGTTTGCTGCCAGACACCAGAGCAGGCTGGATACAGGGAGGTTCAGGTCACCcaagaagaagcagaagttcACGCCGGGAGTAGACAGCCTCAAAAGGCACGCCCTCACCACCACTGCCCCTCTTGCCCAGTGGCCAGATTGCTGCCGCCTGATTGAGTCCATCTTTGTCCGGCTCTGTGACATCCACCGTAGTCCCAAGAAGAGGGGGACAATCACAGTGTCCAGATGGGACCTCATCTTGGAGGACTACAGACAGATCAGGCGGCGCATTCTGGGTAACGGGACAGTGATGCAGCAGACCGCCCTGCAGCTGGTGGATGTCAGTCACACCACCCTTGTGCAGTGGCACAATAAAAGGGTGAAGAGACAGGACACTGCAGTGATGTTGCAGGGGCTCACCCTGCCCAGTCGCTTGTCTGCAGCAGCCGACCCTCTTCCTGCTGCAAACGTGCAGCCTTTATTTGTAGCCCCCCAGCCTGGACCCTCTTACCAGTACCAGTTCCCCAGCAGCACTGTGGGCCAGGCAAAGacgaaaaaaaggaaaacctcaTCGGAGCCAACCAAGGCATCGGCCAGAGTGAGGCCTCCTCACCAGCGGCAGCTCTTTCCTGCCCCACCTCCTCCCCTTAGCCTTATGTTTCTGACTTTGGGTGTCACCTTACCATCTGCTGGGGTTGCTGCCCTGCTCTTGCCTCTGCTCCTGCTACCCTCCGCAAACAAACCCGCAAAGTATTGCATAATACATGCAATAAATGTGGACAGTTTAGGACAATGGAAACTGGGCACAGCCAATACAAAGGCATTGTGTACTGCCCCTCTGTAG